A segment of the Populus alba chromosome 9, ASM523922v2, whole genome shotgun sequence genome:
TAGGTTTTAGGGTTCTTACTTGACAGGTAATGTTGCCAGGACTCCAAAAGAAGCTTTTTCCCTTGCAGAAACTTTAGAaagtttcaaattttcatgCTGCTAAGCTTCTGctcatgaattaattaatggagCCTGACAACTATTTCTAGCCATGGCTTTCCATCTACTAATCTTTATTACCTTTTATCATTAGACATTATTTCTTGGGGGTGAACTGGTTAAATATTGTTCAAGATCTCGCTATCTTGAAGGTGGGCGGGTGCTTCTGTTGCTGCATATATACTAAGGAACTGAAATTATCTCTTTGATCTCAAATATTAGTTATGTTGCATATTTTCCGGATTGTGTATCCCTGTAAGCACAGAAGTGAGTGCTTTTCTTGGTTTCTACAAGAGAGTTTTGTGGAGAGCTGGCAAACAGCATCATAATGGCCAAACGAAACCATAGCCCAAATAAATGCTTTTACTCTCCTTTTCAAACCCTTTCATCATAGCATGCCTCTGCTAAAACCCCCTTTTGAAGTGCATTCTCCTATAATACTCTCTCTCCCTCTTACTCTTCCCATtctcttttttaagaaatgaaatcCAAAGCACTATACTCAAATATCAGTAAAAATCATTCCTATCTCTTTATTGTTTGCCATCTTTGATAGCTGTATTTAATTTACTGCTCATGTTCTTTATGGTTTCCCTTCTAGTCAAGTCCTTTTCAAtctcctctccttctctctcaaTCTCTCTGTGTtggctattttttgttttttatcaccTTGCTTCTGTGTCAGGCAAAAAGGTCAGTATAGCACCGAAAGGAAGGAAATATtgaagggggagagagagagaagagaatggAGGCATTTAAATTAAGGGTCTCTATAGTTATTACCCATGTGAGGTGTCTGAGAAATCAGTGGTAACTGAGTACAAGTGCCTTCGAACCCTacatagaaaaaagaatcacTCAAGCACCTCCGAGCCCCTTAAATAGCcctaaaataatgaaaaatgataTACTGATCTCTTGCAGAGAAAACATTGCTTTGCTTCATCACTCCCTCCAGCTTCTCCTCGCTCTGCCTTCAATCTCTCACATACACCCCCACATTTCTTGCCTTCTCCTCTTACTTTCTATAAATAGTTCCACTTCAAATTTCAACCTATACCTTTGCTTCTCCTCCTAGTCCCTTCTTATGTCCTAActcttatatttcttttatgacAGATCAGAGAACccttttattgtttgtttctcATGAGATATATAAGTTGCATGAGAGACttcaacttttcaaaaaaaaattactttgttgATTTCAAGACTTGATATGATGTTCTATAGATGTAGTTTATGATTACTTTTTGCAGAGCTCTCAAAGTAATAAAGTTGAAGTATCTGCAATGTTGCTATCATCAATTCATGTCATGCTAGATTTATAGATCATTAATACAATAATGGTCCAgctagttttaaaaaatgtgggcataattaacttaaaaccTCAAATCACAAACTAACAAAACCTAGCCCTAAGCTTCAGTTTTGGATGCTAGCTAGGGTTTTGTCAACATCTTAAGcaaattatatatacatttgGATCTATCCAAGTGATTTCTTGTGCATGTTACATTCCTTTCAAGTTCTACAATTCTTCCTGGCAGGTTAGTGTTCCAAGCAGCAGTTTGCTCAATATTGTGACAGTTAGATGTGGGCATTGTGGCAATTTACTGTCTGTGAACATGGGAGCTTCCTTACAAACACTTCCTCTTCAAGATCCCCAGGTGAGTATCATTTCAGATTCTTTTGACTTTCTTTTCATGGACATTCTTATGGTTAGCTGTATACTCTTTATATTCTGtgcaagaatatatttatataaggaAAATTTTAGAGAACAAGAGGATACAAGTTTTTCAGTGAACAAGATtccaaacattattttaaattgattatttataacATTTCCCAAAGGAAAGgtaatataagaaaattattgttcttctttttccctgTATTTGTGTGTGACTTTTGGCTgtatatattcttaattaaaacttgCAAATCTGTTTCCCAAGCTATGCTATTGTGATAAATTTAGGCTTActatttcctttttcctttctttcattctttcttGGTAAGAAAATGTTTCTTGGTGCACTTATCTAATTTATTTGTTCAAAATCACAGAAACTGCACCTTATAAACTCTGAAGATTTGAACAAGGACAGTGGGTCATCTTCTAAATCTAACAAGGTCACTGCTTTTAAGTCTGCCGAGTATGAACCACCTAGAATGCCCCCCATCCGCCGTGAGTTTCTCTTTCTCCCTCTCACACACACAGGTGGATGTATGTGTTTCTTGGTGTGTGTATGCATGTTCTTctcgtttttatttttactcgaAACTTAATGTCATTTGCAATAGTTTATTGGTTGTGTAATGTAGTTTACTAGCGGACGTACTACCTATACGAATATCTGGTGTGGCATAATCTATGTTTTGcatcaattatatatttaaaagtatatagttaattaatatagatatatttttgtGCGAGTATCATTGAAAATTCtctcttaattaaaaaagttataatttatatataaaaaaaaaatctattttttcaaatcataaccctaaaaactaacaaaatataacaaaatagatATCCCCATCAACCACGTTCAAGAatgatgattttcttttatttcatagaCTATTCAAGAGTGTTGACATTTCGTGAGAAATGAAACTGACTATTAAATGAGAAACATTGCCCTATAACATATGGTGAGACATTCTGAAGTTTACCTCGGTGTATATGTATTGATTTCTTCTATGATTATTAATGAAGCATTCGagagaaattaagaaatatatatacatgtctTTAAGTTCGTACTTTATTTGGTTGAACCAACATATAGTCTCACTATTGACATTGGCATATGCATGTTGTACTTGCTTATTATGAAAATTGCAGAGACCTAGTTATGGATTCTCTGTCACTTTATGAAGGATTGTACCAtgcttaattatatatttgcCTACTCGACCTAAGAAATTAGCTATGGTTTTGACAGCATGGAATGTGGGCACTGGACTTGCAGGTGGAATGTAACAGCCTCATGGTCATTATATATATCCTATGGTTATTTTAGGGTTAATAATCAGTCAAGTCTAATCAGTGGATGCAATCCTAGTgtgtataatttgaaaaaaataataattaattaaatatttttaaatatatagtcGGGATAAAACAGAAAATAATAGCAATTATTGATGTATaattaactctctctctctctctctctctatatatatatatatatatatatatatatatgtttaggaACTAATTATTTCCCTATCAATTGTCAACAAAAGCAGCCCCTGAGAAGAGACAACGTGTTCCTTCTGCATATAACCGGTTCATCAAGTATGTTGacattttctatatttaatgaACATCATCCCCTCCCAGTAAGAGTTGATCTTAAGCCTTTATTTAAAACTGTGTAAAATATATACTCTTGTAAAATTACTTTGCAGGGAGGAAATTCAAAGGATTAAGGCTTGTAATCCTGACATCAGCCATAGGGAAGCTTTCAGCACGGCAGCCAAAAATGTGAGTTTGTGccttacatttattttattttttctttatagcaaattatttggaaacaataaaaagataaattatattatcagttttgtttttaatgaaactTTATATGCTCAGCTTAGCTAACTTCTTGACAATCACTAACCGTTAGCATGAgtccataatatattttttatggtatctTTAGAAGAGACATGTGGTTCTCTATGCCGGGGTTTGAATTTTTAGGAGTtagatataattattattattaaaaaaagatatttgaatCCGAGATCTATTAGAAAGATGGAAGAAACGGATGGATGTTGAGCTGTGCACATTGGATATATacagattaaaataaatagtgagttgcataacttttttttttacaatgctaatattatattttagaattattgttactaatattaaaataacatataggAATAATGTGCTATGACTAATATATGGATTGAGATTAGGCATGTGAATGGTTAGATTTGGATCTGACTTGCTTAAtatatggattgtatttttatgtatttcaaTTGAGTTTTTAACTTGTAGATCTGGATCCTAATAATTGGTGTGGATTGGATTTCGTATATCCATgcaatttattattcaatttatcTTTGAACAAAATTTTGCCCGCATTCAAAATCATGTTTTGCTGTTAAATGAAATTGTACCACCACATGTCCAGTATAAAATATGTTATGATTATATTTCAtatgtcaattttaaaaaaaaatcaaaatgtctCACTATTGAAAAGAACTAAATCAAATAatcttcataaattatttttttttaagtttaaaattaatttaaattaggcAAGAACAAAGctaaaataaagtaataaaattcCTCCTCTAGACACCACTTGTTTGAGATGAAAGAAAATCTGAATGTTTTACGAAGTACAAgcttgatattgaaaaaaattcatattgaatAAGACTTCATAAGTCAGAAAcacaattataataatagtaataactcattaatttttcacgtgtttataagatttttcacaagatgaataaaaatttatcacgtgattgtttgaaaaaataatcatcaatatAGAGAATGAAAGCAACAAAAAGTATATAACATTATTTAGCATTTAGCATTTgaatttgtaaataaattataatctaaatagagtgacatatttttttcacatttggatttatttatattctaaaaatattatatttattaaaaataatattaatatttacttTTGATGAGATTGTTATCTGACAAAGATCCATATTTGATAGATCAAATCGgatttagataataaaaaatgtgtattgGATCCATTTAATTACACCCACGtcaaatcaaattcaagttATATAATATATGATCCATTAACAATACAAGTTGATACCATTTTAAAacgtatttatatataattaatagtcGAATATAATAgacaataatctaaaaatatagaataatatagttttagaaaaattaattttagtaggcaagaaaaaaaaatctttatattaaccaaaaaaatataacacaaTCCCattggtatttaaaaaaataaagttgttttgctagatatatgtaaaaattaaaaaataaaaataaaaaaggatatacATCTAGACaatgtaaggtttttttttttttttcccaacataTAAACATAAACAGTGTCTTGTCAATTGTTTTGGTGCTAAAATATAGTAACTTCTAGTATAAAtgtataatacttttttaatttgatgatcaataaatattttaaaattaatttatatgttaattaatactatttttttatggatgagTCTAGTAGAGTGCCTTTTAAATGCAACATTTTTTGTACGCTTAAAACTCGGAACTGTTTTCTCCTACTTAAAATTCAAACCTTCTTCagtaacataaaattaaaatgctgCATAGGGCTAGGAGATCATAACATTGccatctatatatatacataatgtatttttttatggtaattagatttttttaggattaaaCTACTATGAATCTAATATTATGTTTGTATCTATGGTACCATAGAGTAATTGTAATCTTATACAATAATTTTACATAATctatttatcaagaaaataacACTTATTGGATGGGTATCTTAtacattaaataaatgaattttattagtGAATTGCATATATAATCATGATTTTGTGCCATTGGATTTCTgataaacaattaattaattaattaattatttgagatTTGATTAGATATGACTAGAAATGTATTCTTATTATCATTAACTGCCACCAACTAATTTGTTAAAGAATGTCTATTTaccttcaaataaaacaaaatcattccTTAATAGTGTTAATTTAGAACATTTTTCAGCtggacccaataaaaaaaaataatagaatatatatttgtttttcagtgGGCACATTTTCCACACATTCACTTTGGACTGAAGCTGGATAGCGACAAGCATCCTAAATTAGACCACCAGTCATCCGCAGGAGAGGGCACTCAAAAAACTAATGGATTGTACGAGATCAATGGTGTCCTGTGAGTAGTAaaacgcgcgcgcgcgcgcatatatatatatatagcgttcactttatattgtttttctatgtataattataatatataatacctCGAGTATCATCgaagattttataattatgtgtgttaatttcatattaaaaaataataatttcctaACACTTTATAAAGTGAACGCTATTTCAGTGATTATTATTGCATTTATATATGTTGGAATTATGTAGAACATTGCTGTGCAaatttttagtttcatttaGTACCATTATCTATTTCtgtagaatatattttttaaaatatttttttatatttttatatacatatattaaaactatttttttatatttttatatccatatattaaaactataagaatatttaaaaaattaaattactattttttaaaataaaaaataattttaaaaaacatctataaaaaacacttgaaaacaGCACAATAACAGTGCCAAGTACCTTAAACAAACGAGAGACAGAGAGAATATTATCATAGCTAGAAAGTCCCACTCAACCGATATGACATTTTATGATTTAATGTTGCACTCAAAGAACCATTATGGATTTACTGTCTGTATGCAAGCTTTTTATATTGAGAAATTTTATAGAGAAAGATGCACAATGGATAAATACATGCAATGCAGTGTTAAATCACCGttcaatctaaattttttaattattatataaattttaaaatataattttatattattctataatggTATAATATTttcctctaaaaaaaatcaaactattttggaattaaaaaaaaaagagagtagatGTATGTTTTTTCAAAGATAAGGAGACACATTGACATTCATCAAAGATATATGACTATATGAGCACGAAACTACAAGCAGACatatgttgaagaaaaaaaagattttccgTAAGCAGAAGCAGACACCAAATTTGATGTGACGAAAAACATGCAGAGATAACAAGACATACCACCTTGGGATTCTCAAACACACTTTTGTGTGTGTCTAAGGCTGCCCAACCATTTCATCCGTGCATATATTCTCCAGAGGTGATCATTTCACATATCACTGCGCttttttagaggttttttttttttttttttttaagtaccatagtaaaaataaaaagttaattagaAAAGTGGCTCCATTTAACAAGATACATGTAAGATGTACAACTTATATTGTAAATTGCATATATTATGtacgattatatatatatatatcatacaaCTTGGTAAACtgcaatatattttcaatattatgattttagaaaagaaaaagaaaaagaaactcacCTTTTTACTCATCTTATATAGCTAGTAGCTATATATTTACGTATTGTGCTTTCTTCATTATTTGCCtacaaggaagaaaagaagtcaatttattcaaaaaaaaaatatttaactgcTGGTAATGAAAAAAATCCTAGATTTTTTCGCGACCaatctagaatttttttatgtcaaaaccACTTGACATTAGAATTAGTTCAATACAAAGTgctactggttttttttttttttttcaaggaaacaGTGACTGAGACACTTCAAGTTTGCATGCAATGTCATGCTGACGTGATTAAAACCCTAGCTAGCCTTAGCTATATATAAGATCATCACAGATTAATCCGATGGCTGTGATCAATAATTTTCCACTGTTGATATGAGTTCTAATGCTAGTGCCCCAtcccatttttttcattttttttctttgtactaacaaaagaaaatgaacaatAAGAAAAGTGCACTGTAAATTCTGCAATATGCCCATCGGTGCGTTGCCAATGAGCATGAATCCCGGCTATAGTGTAAGAGTGTTACAAAAGCACAAACGCAATGATCCCCAGagagaaaaatagaaagagagagaactAGGGTTACTGTAACTGTTACTATGTAATGTAACTGGGGCTAGGAGGGTTGTCCATTGGGATACGGCTAAGAGTTCAGAATCTGATATGTCAAATCATGCAGTCGGTCTTTTGGATGTACATGGTGGGTGTGTGtggggtctctctctctctctctctcacacacacatatgATATTTACTTGCTCTATGACTTTAAAAATGCTGGATTGGGCTGTATTGACATGCATATAACACAGCAATATAATTAATTGCGCGAGCGCGTATAGATAGAGACATTACTAGAAATTAATAAATCTTAGTAGAAGGAGCTGTTGCTTCTGGGTCAGTGAAAGCAGAAACAGCAAATATACAGAGGAGGGAGAGAAACAAAGAAGGTCCGTCAGTCAGTAGTCACATAACATTTTCTCGTTGCCAACATCAATGCTGAAGATACTTTTGAGATTTCCCACTACATGCGTTCTACAGAAGATATGTCATGATAGACCTGACCCCACCTCCTCCCCCATGGGGCAGTCGCCCCCTCTCTAATTTTCTACTCCTAAAACACACGCATGTATATGTATATTCGAAGGATTGGCATGATTTTCAATACTTTCT
Coding sequences within it:
- the LOC118050925 gene encoding putative axial regulator YABBY 2 isoform X3, with product MSLDVVSERVCYVHCNFCNTILAVSVPSSSLLNIVTVRCGHCGNLLSVNMGASLQTLPLQDPQKLHLINSEDLNKDSGSSSKSNKVTAFKSAEYEPPRMPPIRRTNYFPINCQQKQPLRRDNVFLLHITGSSRRKFKGLRLVILTSAIGKLSARQPKIGHIFHTFTLD
- the LOC118050925 gene encoding putative axial regulator YABBY 2 isoform X1; amino-acid sequence: MSLDVVSERVCYVHCNFCNTILAVSVPSSSLLNIVTVRCGHCGNLLSVNMGASLQTLPLQDPQKLHLINSEDLNKDSGSSSKSNKVTAFKSAEYEPPRMPPIRPAPEKRQRVPSAYNRFIKEEIQRIKACNPDISHREAFSTAAKNWAHFPHIHFGLKLDSDKHPKLDHQSSAGEGTQKTNGLYEINGVL
- the LOC118050925 gene encoding putative axial regulator YABBY 2 isoform X2; translated protein: MSLDVVSERVCYVHCNFCNTILAVSVPSSSLLNIVTVRCGHCGNLLSVNMGASLQTLPLQDPQKLHLINSEDLNKDSGSSSKSNKVTAFKSAEYEPPRMPPIRPPEKRQRVPSAYNRFIKEEIQRIKACNPDISHREAFSTAAKNWAHFPHIHFGLKLDSDKHPKLDHQSSAGEGTQKTNGLYEINGVL